The following proteins are co-located in the Theropithecus gelada isolate Dixy chromosome 19, Tgel_1.0, whole genome shotgun sequence genome:
- the ZNF613 gene encoding zinc finger protein 613 isoform X1, which yields MIKSQESLTLEDVAVEFTWEEWQLLGPAQKDLYRDVMLENYSNLLSVGYQASKPDALSKLEQGEPWTVENEIHSQICPEIKKVDNHLQMHSQNQRCLKRVEQCHKHNAFGNIIHQRKSDFPLRQNHDTFDLHGKILKSNLHLINQNKRYEIKKSVGVNGDGKSFLHAKHEQFHNEMNFPKGGNSTNTNSQFIKHQQTQKIDKPHVCTECGKAFLKKSRLIYHQRVHTGEKPHGCSICGKAFSRKSGLTEHQRNHTGEKPYECTECDKAFRWKSQLNAHQKIHTGEKSYICSDCGKGFIKKSRLINHQRVHTGEKPHGCSLCEKAFSKKSRLTEHQRTHTGEKPYECTECDKAFRWKSQLNAHQKAHTGEKSYICSDCGKGFIQKGNLIVHQRIHTGEKPYICNECGKGFIQKGNLLIHRRTHTGEKPYVCNECGKGFSQKTCLISHQRFHTGKTPFVCTECGKSCSHKSGLINHQRIHTGEKPYTCSDCGKAFRDKSCLNRHRRTHTGERPYGCSDCGKAFSHLSCLVYHKGMLHAREKRVGSVKLENPFSESQSLSHTSDLIQDKDSVNMVTVQMPSVAAQTSLTNSEFHADSKVAIVSQPVARSSVSADSRICTE from the exons GAATCACTGACCCTGGAGGATGTGGCTGTGGAGTTCACCTGGGAGGAGTGGCAGCTCCTCGGCCCTGCTCAGAAGGACCTGTACCGGGACGTGATGTTGGAGAACTATAGCAACCTGCTGTCAGTGG GGTATCAAGCCAGCAAGCCAGATGCACTCTCCAAGTTGGAACAAGGAGAACCATGGACAGTAGAAAATGAAATCCACAGCCAAATCTGTCCAG AAATCAAGAAAGTTGACAATCATCTACAGATGCACTCACAAAACCAAAGATGTCTGAAGAGAGTGGAACAATGCCATAAACATAATGCATTTGGAAACATCATTCATCAGAGGAAAAGTGATTTTCCTTTAAGGCAAAATCATGATACATTTGACTTACATGGGAAAATACTGAAATCAAATTTACATTTAATCAACCAGAACAAAAGGTATGAAATCAAGAAGTCTGTGGGGGTTAATGGAGATGGGAAATCCTTCCTTCATGCCAAGCATGAACAGTTTCACAATGAAATGAACTTCCCCAAAGGTGGAAATTCTACGAATACAAATTCACAATTCATTAAGCATCAGCAAactcaaaaaatagataaacccCATGTATGCACTGAGTGCGGGAAGGCTTTCCTCAAGAAGTCTCGCCTCATCTATCATCagagagttcacactggagagaaacctcaTGGATGCAGTATATGTGGGAAAGCCTTCTCCAGAAAGTCTGGGCTCACTGAACACCAGAGAAatcacacaggagagaaaccctatgaatgcaCTGAATGTGACAAAGCATTCCGCTGGAAATCACAGCTCAATGCGCACCAGAAaattcatacaggagagaaatCATATATATGCAGTGATTGTGGAAAAGGCTTCATCAAGAAGTCTCGgctcattaatcatcagagagttcatacaggagagaaaccacATGGATGCAGCCTGTGTGAGAAAGCCTTCTCCAAAAAGTCCAGACTCACTGAACACCAGAGaactcatacaggagagaaaccctatgaatgcaCTGAATGTGACAAAGCATTCCGCTGGAAATCACAGCTCAATGCGCATCAGAAAGCTCACACAGGAGAGAAGTCATATATATGCAGTGATTGTGGAAAAGGCTTCATTCAGAAGGGAAATCTCATTGTACATCAgcgaattcatactggagaaaaaccctatatatgcaatgaatgtgggaaagGCTTCATCCAAAAGGGTAATCTCCTTATTCATCGACgtactcacactggagagaaaccctatgtttgcaatgaatgtgggaaagGCTTCAGCCAGAAGACATGCTTAATATCGCATCAGAGATTTCACACAGGAAAGACACCCTTTGTATGTACTGAGTGTGGAAAATCCTGTTCACACAAGTCGGGTCTCATTAACCACCAGAGAAttcacacaggagaaaaacccTATACATGCAGTGACTGTGGGAAAGCTTTCAGAGATAAATCATGTCTCAACAGACATCGGAGAACTCATACAGGGGAGAGACCCTATGGATGCTCTGATTGTGGGAAAGCTTTCTCCCACTTGTCATGCCTTGTTTATCATAAGGGAATGCTGCATGCAAGAGAGAAACGTGTAGGTTCAGTCAAATTGGAAAATCCTTTCTCAGAGAGTCAGAGCTTATCACATACAAGTGATCTCATACAGGATAAAGACTCTGTTAACATGGTGACTGTGCAGATGCCTTCTGTGGCAGCTCAGACTTCGTTAACTAACAGTGAGTTCCACGCAGATAGCAAAGTAGCCATTGTGAGCCAGCCTGTTGCTAGAAGTTCAGTCTCAGCAGATAGTAGAATTTGCACAGAATAA
- the ZNF613 gene encoding zinc finger protein 613 isoform X2, producing MLENYSNLLSVGYQASKPDALSKLEQGEPWTVENEIHSQICPEIKKVDNHLQMHSQNQRCLKRVEQCHKHNAFGNIIHQRKSDFPLRQNHDTFDLHGKILKSNLHLINQNKRYEIKKSVGVNGDGKSFLHAKHEQFHNEMNFPKGGNSTNTNSQFIKHQQTQKIDKPHVCTECGKAFLKKSRLIYHQRVHTGEKPHGCSICGKAFSRKSGLTEHQRNHTGEKPYECTECDKAFRWKSQLNAHQKIHTGEKSYICSDCGKGFIKKSRLINHQRVHTGEKPHGCSLCEKAFSKKSRLTEHQRTHTGEKPYECTECDKAFRWKSQLNAHQKAHTGEKSYICSDCGKGFIQKGNLIVHQRIHTGEKPYICNECGKGFIQKGNLLIHRRTHTGEKPYVCNECGKGFSQKTCLISHQRFHTGKTPFVCTECGKSCSHKSGLINHQRIHTGEKPYTCSDCGKAFRDKSCLNRHRRTHTGERPYGCSDCGKAFSHLSCLVYHKGMLHAREKRVGSVKLENPFSESQSLSHTSDLIQDKDSVNMVTVQMPSVAAQTSLTNSEFHADSKVAIVSQPVARSSVSADSRICTE from the exons ATGTTGGAGAACTATAGCAACCTGCTGTCAGTGG GGTATCAAGCCAGCAAGCCAGATGCACTCTCCAAGTTGGAACAAGGAGAACCATGGACAGTAGAAAATGAAATCCACAGCCAAATCTGTCCAG AAATCAAGAAAGTTGACAATCATCTACAGATGCACTCACAAAACCAAAGATGTCTGAAGAGAGTGGAACAATGCCATAAACATAATGCATTTGGAAACATCATTCATCAGAGGAAAAGTGATTTTCCTTTAAGGCAAAATCATGATACATTTGACTTACATGGGAAAATACTGAAATCAAATTTACATTTAATCAACCAGAACAAAAGGTATGAAATCAAGAAGTCTGTGGGGGTTAATGGAGATGGGAAATCCTTCCTTCATGCCAAGCATGAACAGTTTCACAATGAAATGAACTTCCCCAAAGGTGGAAATTCTACGAATACAAATTCACAATTCATTAAGCATCAGCAAactcaaaaaatagataaacccCATGTATGCACTGAGTGCGGGAAGGCTTTCCTCAAGAAGTCTCGCCTCATCTATCATCagagagttcacactggagagaaacctcaTGGATGCAGTATATGTGGGAAAGCCTTCTCCAGAAAGTCTGGGCTCACTGAACACCAGAGAAatcacacaggagagaaaccctatgaatgcaCTGAATGTGACAAAGCATTCCGCTGGAAATCACAGCTCAATGCGCACCAGAAaattcatacaggagagaaatCATATATATGCAGTGATTGTGGAAAAGGCTTCATCAAGAAGTCTCGgctcattaatcatcagagagttcatacaggagagaaaccacATGGATGCAGCCTGTGTGAGAAAGCCTTCTCCAAAAAGTCCAGACTCACTGAACACCAGAGaactcatacaggagagaaaccctatgaatgcaCTGAATGTGACAAAGCATTCCGCTGGAAATCACAGCTCAATGCGCATCAGAAAGCTCACACAGGAGAGAAGTCATATATATGCAGTGATTGTGGAAAAGGCTTCATTCAGAAGGGAAATCTCATTGTACATCAgcgaattcatactggagaaaaaccctatatatgcaatgaatgtgggaaagGCTTCATCCAAAAGGGTAATCTCCTTATTCATCGACgtactcacactggagagaaaccctatgtttgcaatgaatgtgggaaagGCTTCAGCCAGAAGACATGCTTAATATCGCATCAGAGATTTCACACAGGAAAGACACCCTTTGTATGTACTGAGTGTGGAAAATCCTGTTCACACAAGTCGGGTCTCATTAACCACCAGAGAAttcacacaggagaaaaacccTATACATGCAGTGACTGTGGGAAAGCTTTCAGAGATAAATCATGTCTCAACAGACATCGGAGAACTCATACAGGGGAGAGACCCTATGGATGCTCTGATTGTGGGAAAGCTTTCTCCCACTTGTCATGCCTTGTTTATCATAAGGGAATGCTGCATGCAAGAGAGAAACGTGTAGGTTCAGTCAAATTGGAAAATCCTTTCTCAGAGAGTCAGAGCTTATCACATACAAGTGATCTCATACAGGATAAAGACTCTGTTAACATGGTGACTGTGCAGATGCCTTCTGTGGCAGCTCAGACTTCGTTAACTAACAGTGAGTTCCACGCAGATAGCAAAGTAGCCATTGTGAGCCAGCCTGTTGCTAGAAGTTCAGTCTCAGCAGATAGTAGAATTTGCACAGAATAA